From a single Thermoanaerobaculia bacterium genomic region:
- a CDS encoding anaerobic glycerol-3-phosphate dehydrogenase subunit C: protein MVFDPAARDFADPGAMEKEYRRVMDICHTCRRCYNLCPSFDVIFKALDRPEVDGEIDRVPKPDLDAFTDLCYECKLCIPHCPYYPPHRWDVDIPRLVLRDRATRVRSAGRPPIRDRILGSADAMGRLASRAAPFVNFANRNPVSRWMLEKTLGVHRDRLLPAYHGETFDRWWKKRGGKTMLDEVRGADAVLLFVTCSVNYNRPETGKAAVEVLERSGVEVVVPPQRCCGMPFLDSGDLDSAREHRRDNVGSFLPFVRAGIPIVTPGPTCSLTIKKEYPALGPEPDAAEVAAATLDLSEYLMKRHGAGKLAVDFARSAGHVLYQIACHLKVQDIGFRSRDLLALVPGTRVEVVEKCTGHDGTWSMKTEYFPISMDIGRPVFEAVDRARADVVATDCPLAALQIRQGTGAEVRHPIEIFAACYRTEEIHGEN, encoded by the coding sequence GTGGTCTTCGATCCGGCCGCTCGGGACTTCGCCGATCCCGGGGCCATGGAGAAGGAGTACCGGCGGGTGATGGACATCTGCCACACCTGCCGGCGCTGCTACAACCTCTGCCCCTCGTTCGACGTGATCTTCAAGGCGCTCGACCGCCCGGAGGTCGACGGCGAGATCGACCGGGTCCCGAAGCCGGATCTCGACGCGTTCACGGACCTCTGCTACGAGTGCAAGCTCTGCATTCCGCACTGTCCGTACTATCCGCCCCACCGCTGGGACGTCGACATCCCGCGGCTCGTGCTGCGGGACCGGGCGACGCGCGTCCGAAGCGCCGGGCGGCCGCCGATCCGCGACCGCATCCTCGGCTCCGCGGACGCCATGGGCCGGCTCGCGTCCAGGGCCGCTCCGTTCGTCAACTTCGCCAACCGGAACCCCGTCTCCCGGTGGATGCTCGAGAAGACCCTCGGCGTCCACCGGGACCGTCTCCTCCCGGCCTACCACGGGGAGACGTTCGACCGGTGGTGGAAGAAACGGGGGGGCAAGACCATGCTCGACGAGGTTCGCGGCGCCGACGCCGTGCTCCTCTTCGTGACGTGCTCGGTCAACTACAACCGGCCCGAGACCGGGAAGGCCGCCGTCGAGGTCCTCGAGCGGAGCGGCGTCGAGGTCGTCGTGCCGCCGCAGCGGTGCTGCGGGATGCCGTTCCTCGACTCGGGCGACCTCGACTCCGCGCGCGAGCACCGGCGCGACAACGTCGGCTCGTTCCTGCCCTTCGTCCGCGCGGGTATCCCGATCGTCACTCCGGGTCCGACGTGCTCCCTCACGATCAAGAAGGAATATCCCGCGCTCGGCCCCGAGCCGGACGCCGCGGAAGTCGCGGCGGCGACGCTCGACCTTTCCGAGTACCTGATGAAGCGCCACGGCGCGGGGAAGCTGGCCGTCGATTTCGCGCGCTCCGCGGGGCACGTGCTCTACCAGATCGCCTGCCACCTCAAGGTCCAGGACATCGGTTTCCGCTCCCGGGACCTCCTCGCGCTCGTCCCCGGCACCCGGGTGGAGGTCGTCGAGAAGTGCACCGGGCACGACGGGACCTGGTCGATGAAGACCGAATACTTTCCGATCTCGATGGACATCGGCCGCCCGGTGTTCGAGGCGGTCGACCGCGCCCGCGCCGACGTCGTCGCGACCGACTGCCCGCTCGCGGCCCTCCAGATCCGGCAGGGGACCGGAGCGGAAGTCCGCCACCCGATCGAGATCTTCGCCGCGTGTTATCGAACGGAGGAGATCCATGGAGAAAATTGA
- a CDS encoding rubrerythrin family protein — MPALNNTKTHENLKHAFAGESQANRRYLYFARRADIEGFPDVGGLFRDTSEAETGHAFGHLDFLKEVGDPATNFPIGDTKLNLKSAVEGETYEYTQMYPGFAKTAREEGFTEVAEWFETLARAEKSHAGRFQKGLDTLGS, encoded by the coding sequence ATGCCCGCTCTCAACAACACCAAGACCCACGAAAACCTGAAGCACGCCTTCGCCGGCGAGTCCCAGGCCAACCGCCGTTATCTCTACTTCGCGCGCCGCGCGGACATCGAGGGCTTTCCGGACGTCGGCGGTCTGTTCCGCGACACGTCGGAGGCGGAGACCGGCCACGCGTTCGGCCACCTGGATTTCCTGAAGGAGGTCGGCGACCCGGCGACGAACTTCCCGATCGGCGACACGAAGCTGAACCTGAAGTCGGCCGTCGAAGGGGAAACGTACGAGTACACGCAGATGTATCCGGGGTTTGCGAAGACCGCCCGCGAGGAGGGCTTCACCGAAGTCGCCGAGTGGTTCGAGACGCTCGCCCGCGCCGAGAAGTCGCACGCGGGGCGTTTCCAGAAGGGCCTCGACACCCTCGGGTCGTAA